One genomic window of Ictalurus punctatus breed USDA103 chromosome 23, Coco_2.0, whole genome shotgun sequence includes the following:
- the eef1e1 gene encoding eukaryotic translation elongation factor 1 epsilon-1 isoform X1: MDAWFEAYVEWYLGLLEQGRRTDELLAQNNCMLGLPQLDRPCTRPHPAFVMDYARTRRREGESVVGAETNSHPPSPIMALDLHSCLAEDVALHSCPSEDVALHSCSAEDVALPSGSAEDVALPSGSAEVVALPSCSAEVVALPSCSAEVVALPSCSAEVVALPSCSAEVVALPSCSAEVVALPSCSAEVVALPSCSAEVVALPSCSAEVVALSPCSAEVVALSPCFAKDVAPFLCFAQCVAPPSCSTEDIVPPSCSAESIVPPLGLAENFAPLPGLPENLAPLPGLPENLAPSLSLMENLAPISCPVEDVAPLSGSAEDVAPFSCSAEDVAPPSCSAEEVSQPPCAVVEAAQPPGSAGDIFPRGPGPPDGGRIILGPPGVAPLGEGSVTYQETLDSTSHQPLRCTSCHMTTCT, translated from the coding sequence ATGGATGCCTGGTTTGAAGCATATGTGGAGTGGTATTTAGGACTGCTGGAGCAGGGAAGAAGGACAGATGAACTGCTCGCGCAGAATAACTGCATGCTAGGCCTGCCGCAGCTGGACAGACCGTGCACCAGGCCACACCCGGCATTCGTAATGGATTACGCCAGGACACGCCGACGGGAGGGGGAATCTGTGGTCGGGGCTGAGACCaactcccaccctccctcccctataaTGGCTCTCGATCTGCATTCCTGTttagctgaggacgtcgctctgcatTCCTGTCCATCTGAGGACGTAGCTCTACATTCCTgttcggctgaggacgtcgctctgccttccggttcggctgaggacgtcgctctgccttccggttcggctgaggtcgtcgctctgccttcctgctcggctgaggtcgtcgctctgccttcctgctcggctgaggtcgtcgctctgccttcctgctcggctgaggtcgtcgctctgccttcctgctcggctgaggtcgtcgctctgccttcctgctcggctgaggtcgtcgctctgccttcctgctcggctgaggtcgtcgctctgccttcctgctcggctgaggtcgtcgctctgccttcctgctcggctgaggtcgtcgctctgtctccctgctcggctgaggtcgtcgctctgtcTCCATGTTTCGCTAAAGACGTCGCACCTTTTCTTTGCTTCGCTCAATGtgtcgctcccccttcctgctccacggaggacatcgttcccccctcatgctctgcggagagcatcgttcctcccttgggcctcgcggagaacttcgctcctctccctggcctcccggagaacctcgctcctctccctggcctcccggagaacctcgctccctcCTTGAGTCTCatggagaacctcgctcccatCTCCTGTCCCGTggaggacgtcgccccgctttcaggttctgccgaggacgtcgccccgttttcatgctctgctgaggacgtcgccccgccttcatgttcagctgaggaagtatctcagcctccctgtgccgTTGTGGAAGCCGCCCAGCCTCCTGGttctgctggggacatttttcccagggggccaggaccaccagatggaggacgtataattttgggccctccgggagtagcgcccttgggggagggttctgtcacgtatcaagaaactctggactccacttcccatcagccactgcgctgcactagctgtcacatgaccacctgcacctga